The DNA sequence aatgagatcatgtcttttgcagcaacgtagatggagctggatgccattatcttaagtaaacTAATgaaggaactgaaaaccaaatactacatgctcTCACTTTTAACTGGgagctaaacaacaaaaacacatggacacaaaaagggaaacaacagacaccaggacCTACTTTAGGGTAGAGGGtgaagggaggcaggagggagaagatTTAAAACACTATCTATCAGATACTGTGCTTATTACCCGggcgatgaaataatctgtgcgcTAAACCCCCGTGACACACAGCttacttatataacaaatttGCACATGTGTCCCTGAACCTagaataaaagttttgaaaaaggaaatactaaaaTGAAGCTATCTAAAGAACCCCCGTAATGGATCTGAGAGATTGACATGCTCACTCAGAGTAAGAGATTTCCCCTCTCCATGCCCCTGACTAGAACATTCTTGTTCAGCCCCCTTCTGGTAGGACGGACACTAAAAGTTTGATGTTAATTGAATGCAAATGAGCATCAAGAGATCCTGGAATTCTTCCTATAACTTTGACTAGAGGGGAATTCAGTTAAACTTTGCTCAGTGCCAAGTAACAGAATGGCGAGGAAATTGCATTGTTGTTGATGCCTGTAACAGCATTACATCCCACACCCACCAATAATGGCCTGGGTTAGTGTAGACTTCCTAGTACCTTCATCTAGTATCTGCTCTTTATAATCTAAAACAGTATCTATGGGAACTATTTCAAGGTTTGAATTCATAGTTCATGGAGGTGCCAAGCATTGTTAaaggaattatttaattttgagagtTACAAAGAGCTGTGCAGATGTGAACACACTGTGGGAGGGACATTGGCAGAGAAGGTGAGTGCTTTCCCATTAATAGAGAGACTTTAATGACTTGCCTTGATCACAGACCAGAACTCTTGGGTTGATGTCATTATAACTGAGCTTGCTCCAGATTTAATTCCATGGAACATTTGTAGGCCAGCTGAGGTGGAGCCATCGTGGAATCTCCACACTCAGCACCTTGATGTGTCTCAAGCTGGCTCACAGTTCCTTGTGGATATGATGATTTCTACAAGAGCTTGTTCTTTTCAACCACTTCAAGAACTCACAGACTTAATGCTTCATACACATAAGGATGTtgggcttttaatttttattgttgtcatGCTCAAAAGTCACTTATTATGACCTGAGTGGCAACTCATTTCATGGGTGAGGCCAGAATTTTTTATATTCCCTGCTACTTGATTTCTGAACATCAGCAAAATGTAGAAGTGTCTTTTGAAAAACCTAACACTGTCCACTTCAAGCTTGTTTTCACCTCAGTCTAAGTTAAACCCAAACCAGCAGCAGAACTGCATGTATGCTAAGATTCCCATTTGCCTTTGTTACTTAAATAATGtacaaaatgtttcagatttgTCAGCTCATTTGTGTTAGTATGGATAATCTTATTAGTGATGAAATCCAGCATACATACAGCAATGGATGAGTGTGGAATTGGAAGTCCAGCACCCCTGAGTTTGCTTCCTTCACTATTCCTTAACTCAAGCTCAGTGTGACCTCGAGTTAGCTATTTAGACCAAATATCAGTTTTCTgacctgtaaaataaagataatgatatCCTTCTGTAGGCTTGACATGAGGTGTATATAATGTAACATATATGAAGCACTTAGCAGAGTGCCTGACCCACAGTAAACTCAACATctatttgatgtttttgtcattttgGTTAATAAGGTAAAACAACTAAATCATCAACTATGAGTCATTAAATGCCATgatttttcacaatatttttatttgagggtatctaaagacttttaaaaagttcatCTCTTGCTTCCTTTGAAGCaggcagaaaaaggagaaagatttgCACAATTATCCTAACCCAACCCTGTGTAAAAAGTAGAAGTATGATCAAAGTATTAGGTAGAATAAATTTGCCTGTGCAATTTGGATCTGACTATGCTGTGTAAAGTCATGAATGTGAGGCTTGCAGGAACCCACTGGATCCAGAATGGCCCTGGAATTCCGCCATAAAATGAACAAAGATCTCAAGCAAAACCACTGGGAGTCCAGGCAAAGCAGCACAGCCTGGGGGAGCAGAATTTCCTGGGCAGAGTCCCTCCCTGACCCTGGCGTCCTCCCAGGAGAGCCCCACCTCGATTAATACACATTCAAGTACTCAAAATACTAAGCAGTTTCACAACCCACTTACCGTGCATGAGCCTTGGGTGGGGAGGCACAGAACTTTCTGGCAGGCATTTAGACCACAACAATAAAACACCTATAAACCCCTATGACGGCATAAAGAATTCATGCTGGACTTCTCCTAAAGAAGGAAGGAGCTAGCCTCCACCTATTTTGATGAATTGTATTGCAGCAGTCTCCTGACACATGAGGCTGGCAGTGGCTCTGAAATATCTTGTAGCATTTCTTGCCATTTGAAAGTGAGAATGAGTTAGATATGGTTCCAGTACTTTGAGTTCTCAGTGATGTTTTGAATGTCTCTGCTGTTGAACAATCTTACAGAGAAAAGAACTGCCCCAATCAATAACTCAAAAAATGTCCCTAGATAAAAGGACATGTGGAATGACAGGTTATTTCAGAAAGCTCAGGGAGAGGAAGGAATCCAGTTCTTCCTGGGATTAAGGAGTTGCCTGAAGTTGCCTCTGGAGCCCTTGTGCACTGAATAAGAGCCCTAATTGTGAAGTTCAAAATCTTgttcaggaaagaaaatggaagaaaaatgggGACGGTTGGCTCTGAAATTTCTTTTAGACAAAATCTCAGCTCTGATGAGAAGCAGCCTGCTTGTAAATCTGCCTGACAGAAGTGTGAAATGGTCCCCAGCGTGCCTATGCACATGCAGCTGCTTGTTAAAACCAGAGCATTTGCCCAACTACATAATAGTGAGCAACGCTCACAACACCAAAGCGCTGAGCTGGGCCTCCCCTGCTAGACCAGCCCTTGGTCAATTGCAGTTTTCCTTGTTTCCCTTCGtcacctcctttttctccttcccacCCTATCCCAATCTCTTTCAAAGGGATTAATTCCTGTAACACTTTAGTAGAGAGAAAAGGGCTTTACTTGGCGGCTTTGGGTTTACAAGATCGTTGGTGAACAATCAGTCTGTCTGGCAGGAAGGTACGCCCACAAACATTACAGGGAACCAACTGGCTCTGGGCACTTGTCCAAGCAGCTTCATTTAAAGCATCAAGATCATAGAAGCCTTTGGCTGGAAAGTTAAAgggaaaaagcaaaaggaaaaaaaggggaaaaaaaataccaaaatcaaaaaggaaagaaaaaggtaaaatggATCAGTTTTTATTCGGGAGAACCATATTCTAATTtctatggaaaatattttcaggaaaTATCTGTTCACTGAGTATTTTAAACAAATCATATTACTTTTGCCTCCAAAAAAGAAAGGGCTGCTCGCTCTTTCAAGAGTTGAGTAAAGTTAGCTGGGAATCAGACAGAGGTTTTCACtctttggattttaaaaaggaaagacattGTTTTACATGTTATGATATGCGTTCTTCACTAATTATTAACATCTTTGCATATACAtcattattttgcaaatataacTTTTGGCCTTCTTTCAGTTGACTCTAAATATAAGCTTACAAAGGGGAATCAGcatgtatttgtattttccttttctgtaattcTTCAGTGGAATGTTTTTAGAAGCCAAGACTGACAGTTGAGAGTGAATTTAAGATGAATTGTATCTTAAACACTTATCATCTCTTCATGGTCATAAACTCAGATATTCTTTAAGTAATCAAAGTGGAGAATGCAAACAGAATAATCTGACAAAAAGATGTGTccttaagaaaataacaaagacagaTGAGAAATGTATAATCTTCATTGGCAGAGcatagggaaaaaaaagcatatggctttattttagagaaacaatGTGGGATTTAGCTTTAATAAACCTTAGTTAAAATAGAATGACTTTAGTACATTAAACTGACTATATCTTAGAACCACTGAAAATAGGCCCCCAAAATGTAACAAGGCACTCAGAAACATATTACTTAGTTTTTATCTTTGGCAAAGCATAGATTACTTCATTAAAGCTTAGGCAATTCACATACTATTTCTATCTAATGGTTCACACAACCACAGTGAACCTTAAATTTTTTAACATGTCTGCTCCTAATTCTTACTTTTCTGCTCCATGGGAATTTAAATCCCAGCAAAATCTAGTATTTCTTCTTTGGATAAAGCATACGTCACTGTCTATGTGGGATATGAATGTGTATTTTGAGTgctttgaaaaatgagaaaagaatgatGCTGACTTTCTCGTTACTcatatgagttttaaaatgaattcaaaaattCCAGAGTAGTCATTGACTCTCACTTGAAGATGATTCATCACATTTCTAAGTGTTTTTGCATAGGGCTTTGACTTCAGATGAGGAAGAGGGGTTAGTTGAACCCCATGACTATAATGAGTACATGAGATAAAAATGGTAATGTGAATTATTTTTACCTAGAGAGGAAGGGTATCTTCAGAGATAAATAACATGGGACTGAGAGGAAGACAATGCAATTATAGGACCTATCTTTTCCATCTGTAGGCAGTAACAGAATGGTGAACCACCAGGGCTTTCAGACTAATCATTCCTCTTACTTCTAGCCTTCTGGTAGTTATGGTCAAGCAGAGAAAGTGATAAAGATCAGAAGGGAAGGAAACAGATTTTGACACCAAGTGAGAAATGCTGGAAAGAGAGTTTCAGTGAAATAAACAACCTGTTTGTGGAAAATTCTCTAATTTCAGTAGCTGGTTGTTTTCATCTTCAGCTCTTTTCCCACCTGTATGTAAAGTCCTCTTTTTGGCAAGGACTGTGAATAGCTAGGATCTAGCAGGATCTAGAATTTATCATACAATCTAGGCTCTACTTTGTGGGTTGTTATAAAACTCTCCTTCTGTTGTACACACGGACCAGTTTACTCAATGTCATAACCTGACTAGTGGACCTGGTGAAAATTCAAGTTTCTTACCCCTGCTCTATGAACACCAAGACACAGTCATATTTGGAAACATGACTTTGGATGTTCCCAAaggttttttttaagtttcatattttttaagttttatttatttttatttttaaaatattttattatttattttacattcaaaGGGTTTGATGATATATGAAAGAAACTTTTGGGAAATAGAGCAAATTCCTATAGGTCTCTCTCATGCACAGTGTTGCCAGGACATAATGTCTTTATGTCTCAGCATCGGAAGATGATACTTTGGATAGGCATTccagaactgtttttttttatttgtctttaacCAAAGCAGGAAATGTTGCTGATTTTGGTCGTTTGAACaagtaaaaaaagagaatactTCTGCTCTTATTAGTTTAGAGAGAAAAGTCTCCCCTTATgcactcaaatattttttctaggaaCTTACCAGTAATGGTCCTGACTTCTGGTTTTTTAGGTACTGGTCTCCTTAACTCTTTAGGCAACAAGTTGTTTTCATTATGCCATTTTTTCAGACATTGTGGCTCATGAATGCTAATAGATTTTGTTCCATATTCACGACCACAAATGTAGCAAACAACTGTTGGTGGACGCCGTATCATTGTTGGCTGtaagtaacataaaataaatcatgagtgaactcccattcacaattgctacaaagagaataaaatacctaggaatacaacttacaagggatgtgaaggacttcttcaaggagaactacaaaccactgctcagggaaataagagaggacacaaacaaatggaaaaacattccatgctcatggataggaagaatcaatatcgtgaaaacggccatactacACATACTACTagcatttatagattcaatgctatccccatcaagctaccattgactttcctcacagaattagaaaaaactactttatattttatactgaaccaaaaaagagctcattaactaagacaatcctaagcaaaaagaagaacaaaacttgAAGCAGCATGCCACCTGTCTTCAagattacagtaaccaaaacagcatggtactgctaccagaACAgctgtatagaccaatggaacagaacagaggcctcagaaataataccacacatctacaaccatctgatctttgacaaacctgacaaaaacaagcaatggggaaaggattccctattcaagaaatggtattgggaaaactggctagccaatatgcagaaaactgaaactggaccccttccttacaccttatacaataattaattcaagatggattaaagacttaaacatcagacctaaaatcataaaaaacctagaagaaaacctaggcaataccattcaggacacaggcaagggcaaagacttcatgactaaaacaccaaaagcaatggcaacaaaagccaaaattgacaaatgggatataattaaactaaagagcttctgtccagcaaaggaaactataatgagtgaacaggcaacctacagaatgggaggaaatttttgtaatctagctatctgacaaagggctgatatccagaatctacaaggaacctaaacaaatttacaagaaaaacacaagcaaatttacaagaaaaaaacaaacaaccccatcaaaaagtgggcaaaggatatgaatagacatttctcaaaagaagacatttatgcagcccaaaaacatgaaaaaaagctcatcatcactggtcattagataaatgcaaatctaaaccacaatgagatactgtcattaaaaagtcaggaaacaacaggtgctggagaggatgtggagaaaaggaacacttttacactgttggtgggagtgtaaattagttcaaccattgtggaagacagtgtggcgattcttcaaggatctagaaccagaaataccacttactcagcaaccccattactgggtatatacccaaaggattataaatcattctatgataaagacacatgcacatgtatggtTATTGCAGCAatatgcacaatagcaaagacttggaaccaacccagatgtcaatcaatgatagactgatttaagaaaatgtggcccatatacaccatggaatactatgcaaccttaaaaaaggatgagttcatgtcctttgcagggacatggatgaagctggaaaccatcattgtcagcaaactaacacaggaacagaaaaccaaacaccccctGTTATTACTCataagttgaacaatgagaacacatggatatagggaggggagcatcacatgCTGGGACCTGTTGGGGATGGTGGActagaaatacctaatgtagttaacgggttgacaggtgcagcaaaccaccatggtacgtgtatacctatgtaacaaacctgcacattctgcacatgtatcctagaacttaaagtataattaaaaaaaaaaaaaaaaaagaaaaaaaatcagttagaTAAAGCTTAGATTtggaaatcatattttaaaattatatcacattTAAGTTAACTGGAAAATCAATGTGATTAAAAAAATCTCCACTAGTCGGGTGATGTTATCTTTTTGGCAATTAAAAGATTAAACTATATTATTTGAGTACTTGGGATTGGGGTGAGGACATGGGCTTCggaggaaataaaaaagagctAACCAGAATTCTTCATATTGatactatataaattatattttctcatttaataaatattgatcgATTGCCTTCTGACTATTATATACAAGTTACTATGCCGGGACAATACAAAGATAAATCAGGCATAACTCCTCTTCTCAATAACACCAGGCTCTAGTACACCCATATATCTGAGAGGAAAAGTAATAAATGTCAGTAGAAAGTTTATAACAGACATTGTTAACACTATTATGCCTGCCCACGTTGGGATCATGTCAACAACTTTCTACTGCAAGCACTTGTGATTCTTTGCGTTTTTTGATCGGGAGGAGGCTCTGCCTACAGCAGAGCAGCTCATCAATTGCAGATGAGACTCAGCGAATATATATCCAGCTTCCTCACCAAGGTTGATTCCATATAGTCTTCCAGAAGTCCCCAGAGTGATTGGACCACAGTCACTTGTTAACACACTAGCTGGGCTTTGTTCTCTTCACTGTCTCTCTTCCTATTCCTTTACTGTGGTATCCTgagatcacctcccaaataaactacttgaaCTTAAATTCTTAGTTTTCTTGTTCTTAGGAGAACCACATCTATGGGAGAGTTAAGGATAAGATGCAATAGGGAAATTCAGTTTCTGTCTAAGATATAGAAAAGCACAAGAATCATTGCTTCCacctaaacaatgagaacaaattgAATAGCTTACAGAATCATAATTTTTGAGTCCCCTGGAGACTCAAAGTTGCAAGATAAATAGATGAATTAAAAGGCCTACCTAAGTTTGAAGATAGATCAATAGTACCAAGAAAAAGCCTCCAAGCTCCAAACTTTATATGAGACATAATTGTCTGCCACAAGAAAAGGGCAGAGTAGCTGAGTGTAAGCCCCTCTAAGGGGCAGGCATGCAGGGACCGTCTGTGTATACTCTCCTACCCACCAAGTCTTACACCCAGTGATAGGAGGTAACAATCTGACACTGGGGAGAGGATTGGGCATTGACAGAACCCTCTACCATTTTAGTAACATAGGGCCTGTCTAAATCTGAGGATAGAGCTATAGAAAAGCATTGCACAGagtacaaataaaatttataaatccaAAAAGGTAATTTAGGGAAGGAGAAAAGCATTGATTTTGTTCTGGATCTGTTGAGTTTGACATAATTgtagaatttaaataaataaatccagccAAAACAGGAAATACAGGCCTGCAAATTcagtattcatttatttcagagctattcacacagaaaaaaaaaaagtttaaaaccatGAAAATTCTATAAATAGGAGTATGTAAAGAATATATGGAGAAAAATTATTGGGAGAATATTAAGTAGGGATATTGGACAAGGGAAATTATAGctagaaaacacagagaaatgtTCAAATTTGCAGTTAAAGAAGCAGGGCATGGAGACAAAAGATTCCATTCAGAATTCTGGAAACATTTCTGGTTTCCAGAAATATGTTGTCATCAACGCTGTCAGATGCTACAAAGAGTAAAGAGGGGCTGAGAAAAGGCTATTAGAT is a window from the Rhinopithecus roxellana isolate Shanxi Qingling chromosome 3, ASM756505v1, whole genome shotgun sequence genome containing:
- the LOC104666989 gene encoding zinc finger protein 474 isoform X1; translation: MALRSTNHNTKPTMIRRPPTVVCYICGREYGTKSISIHEPQCLKKWHNENNLLPKELRRPVPKKPEVRTITAKGFYDLDALNEAAWTSAQSQLVPCNVCGRTFLPDRLIVHQRSCKPKAAK
- the LOC104666989 gene encoding zinc finger protein 474 isoform X2, yielding MIRRPPTVVCYICGREYGTKSISIHEPQCLKKWHNENNLLPKELRRPVPKKPEVRTITAKGFYDLDALNEAAWTSAQSQLVPCNVCGRTFLPDRLIVHQRSCKPKAAK